DNA from Aphis gossypii isolate Hap1 chromosome 3, ASM2018417v2, whole genome shotgun sequence:
AGTACCTAGGGTAACTTTAGACCGGACCCTAACTTATAAATCCCACAAagaaagattattttataaacttaaaaaataaattatttacaaccaGTCATAACCAATTGGAAAGCTGATGCGGGAACATAAAAGAATGTAGTACTTAAACTATTCTGTTTAGTTGCTAAATTATCTAGTGCGGATACATAGTGCATGAGCaaagaaagtttaaaaaactcCATTTTAAAATGCTAAACCCTTATTTGAGTTAGGACTGATGACATACTAAAAGAGGGGAATACTAAATATGTAAGTGGAAATCAATATGGGATAAACAAAACATAGTAAATAAAGACCCTTGTTCAATTACATAAATTCTACTGGGTctacacaattaattattcaatgaatGGATTTTGCACAAATCATAGATGTGCCTAATCCcttaaaaaatggaaattaaaattcagAAAAATGGGATAATGAAGCTGGTAGGCAAATAATCTTGGATATCCCTGTGGAGTATAGCTTACACTAAATCAAAAGGAGCTTGTAAGACCTTCATAACTTGAACCCATATTTGGTCACATGGCTCAAAAAACTctgaattcaaaatttattattcacattttacaatataattttattgagtaGTTaccaacaataacaaatactcctatctaattttatcgtattttatcaactatgaatatatgtatatatttatattgtaaaataaagattatataatatttaacttacttTTTTCTTTGGTCTGGTTTTTACACTAGACTCGACGCTTTCCTAAATTATTAAGCATCAACacattaagtaattaaatgataaaatacaatttaatgttatgtttattaatatgatcaagttaaatatgttatttgtatttttttttaaatgttgtaggtaatatatattataattaatatataattatcaaaaaattagttctaaaataacttaatgaaAGGTGTAATGAGAAATGTACTAATTTTGGAATACAAatgatttacatattttgttctttagttgaaatatgaaatatataaaattaccttaagatttatacatatttaagtaataataataacaaaagaaaacaagtaactaaaattgtcaataaaaCACACATTTGAATTTTAGAGTTTGCAAATTGtcagtacttaaaaatttaataagatgGTATAAGAGAATATTGTCCCTTATGTGCTATCATTGTTTTAGTTATACATagcatgttatttttaaagaaaaaaacataattgacataatagatactatttttaaattaaaattagataattaattcaaaatttgagtaaataaattcactcaaatattaaaatagagtaaataataataaataattgagtaaaatgatttattcttATAGATATAGATTGTAAGAAGacaacattttatgtaaacgTTTTCTATAAGATATTAAGCAACTTGTaacctacctataaaataaattaatagactcgggaaaattaaataatataagcaagttaaaaatatcatatattaacaaaattaaatctaaacaggtatacattttaataatacatattatataaatatttttgaaatataaataattactttgtcGTTTAAACTCAGCTCTGACATTGAATCAATAGGGGGTAGTTTTGCCTTGGCCTTCTTTTTCACTTTTTCATACTGTCTGTCATAACTATTGATGAGATCTGAATCATCAACATCGGTGACCTATAAAAGTcacagaaatataaattatggtgATTATACAGTAGGGAAACTTTGTAATATTCAATCCACTTACTGAATTTCTGTTAAATAGTTGAGTATTTTGGCTTTCAGACATGATTTATTGCAAGCGTTTAATGTGATAGGTACTACACACAATATTGAAAGTCAGAATGAAAATGAACAATGaaactattttcaaatattatttaaacgaaattGTAGTATTTTGCTGTTATCAACCGGCAGTgatgtactaataataatatcaagtgGTCTTATACGGTAGAAAGATGGTATCTGCATAACCtacaaataattgataaagtCTTGGTTAAGTGAAGTATGTTGTACTTATTTCTGTAAGTCTGTCTTCTGTGGTATTCACTATTCAGTATTTCAGTCTTTACTACTATAACTGAGTGTTGTTGAGTAAACTTTGAAccgtatttatatgttaatattatattattaaggaaataaatagtttttataaatttacttttcaaaatGGAAAAACTAGTCAAAGTTAAGAAACCTACTGAAGAGGAATTAATTCATAACACTTTTAATGCCTTACGAACGGAACAAAGACAGCTAGCGACAAAATTATCAGAAATTGAGCTTGATCTCAATGAACATAGGtttgtcaatttattataatattatattatactttttttttttaacataatatattggttataaatattataatatattaattttgttttagtattGTTATCGACACTCTAAACAAGTTGGATGATGAAAGAAAATGTTTCAGACTGATAGGTGGAGTGTTAGTTGAAAGGAAGATTTGTGATGTTCTACCtacactaattaaaaatagaggagaagttagttttatatatatttacaaagttctagttttatattttcagctattaatatttttttattataaattaaaaaaaaaataatctttatgaACATGGacttacaattatttgataatataatgttttttgaaaagaagctcagtatttaaataattaatcataatttattaatatcttgaaaaatattttattaatataaagaaaatgaatatttattattgaatgagTTTACTTGATGAATCATAATCCCAAAATAtagacaatttataattacagtttttaatgttaacaCTTAAAACTTTGTTATTTAGTAATTCTTACtctttaacttaattatacaccatgttttttttaatttaaactggattaaattcatatattcataatcattgtaaaatatagtaaaagatttgtagttattttaaaattatttattaatgcatttttagtttttttttataaatttctcattaatcatcattaattttaagttacatttaaacaatagccaattaatagttaacaaaaatgggctgtaataaattaattagttattaaatctgataataatttaataatatttatgataattattcattgacttaaatttgttttagatgGGTAAAATTGTGAAAACATTGAATGaacaattaactaaaaaaggaATTGAAATCAATGATTTCAagaataaacataacatacaGGTTAGAGGTGGAATTACCCCGATATCAGAGGAGGTAGAAAGTCAAAGCGATGAAAAAAAAGCTGATCATGGTGGCTCagtaattgttaataatgtttaattttactataatattttaatgcacttcttattttacatataactaCTTTTTGGTGagtgtattgtaaaatatattgcctTATGTAACACTCAAAAtactcaaattaatttttaagtaaaaaaaaaaatgaagaattcacctaattttgatttattcatttttgtattaataaaagttattataagtttattaataaacattaacattttaactagTTCAGTTTTTGattcttgtattataattttctttttagaatatagaatgatatattgtatactatagaAGCACATTTATCTTCATTGATCatacaatgtaaatatttaaacataatcgttaaaatattttttatacaaatatactacTTTAgattctatattaattatcatttttttattagagtgGTCAGTGGCCTAGACAGGAATTTTTATTAGGGGCCTaggatatatacatataccccAAAAAACTAACTACATCAGTATCTTTGTTCATAAGagagatatatatttttgcttaGAAcagacaaaatttaataataatggcaATTAGTGACTAATTCAGGGTGGTTAGGGGGTTCTAATCCCCCCCTcagtaaaagtaattaaaaataattataatttgtaaataattttctgataAGACTTGTCCTTTGTAGCCTATTTAGATTAAACTTAATGATCAATTGATGTGGCGCTCGGTGTCCAAAAGTCACCACTACacgtcaaaaataaatatcttcatGTTTCAGCTTTTATAATCAGTGttgtaaaatagtaatatatgtttcatgtatgattataataaaaataattcccttttttttcaatcttcCCCCTCCTCATCACCAAAATCAAATCTAGATATATGCCActgatagaaataaataaatttagaatgagatacaaaatttattatttaataatagattattacattaatatcatattatgttattatatgttgtaaacattataattatacttgcatgaaaaataaatgattagtgTGATCATGATGCAATTGGAATTCCGAATTGATATGTATTTTCActgttacttattttttatcacaaatatTGACAACATTATTACATGctccataaatttataaattatatatatatatatatagtaatggAATTACtatgtctatattttttttatatcacatgtatttataattcataataatgataatgaattattgtattttaggtgacttcaaagttcaaagtatattttattttattcttttagcgtgcatgataatataaggtgattatttcaaaaactattaacatttttaaaaatatttcttttatatataagcATGTGCACAAGAGACAGGTAAGGCACCTTGCTCCATTGTGAGGTTTTTCACCCCCGAGATCTTgtcaaagtatttaatatttaaaaaaaatattttctatgtgTTTTATGTGAGcaaaataggtactaaaataatattgtactttattatacataattttataatgtctaaCAGTAAGACAGCTTCAGCAATAGTTACtggattatttttgaaaataatgggTGTGCTTTAATGCCATATAGGCAAACAAGTATAGCTATACATaacttaatttcaaatttgaaaatgaaatttaaacttcaaaagttattattattatatttaatgtaatttcttatttttaaaaaggtcattgaaatatattatgatatttttatgtttaaatgtataatagtttaatcaatgtatttattatacttaatttggtataatataactaaataactacataactacatatatatttttgtgtgagaattaatttcaaaaatcatcaTCGTTATCTTACCTCAAAGtcatagttgaaaaaaattatgagaaG
Protein-coding regions in this window:
- the LOC114130370 gene encoding uncharacterized protein LOC114130370 isoform X1, which encodes MSESQNTQLFNRNSVTDVDDSDLINSYDRQYEKVKKKAKAKLPPIDSMSELSLNDKESVESSVKTRPKKKTNANKNYQTEPTNGFEGTEVLFPPPPPPPDSIKNLPKTEREALTSMLMSYYMSGFHTGYYLGMKQNNSEN
- the LOC114130369 gene encoding prefoldin subunit 2; the protein is MEKLVKVKKPTEEELIHNTFNALRTEQRQLATKLSEIELDLNEHSIVIDTLNKLDDERKCFRLIGGVLVERKICDVLPTLIKNRGEMGKIVKTLNEQLTKKGIEINDFKNKHNIQVRGGITPISEEVESQSDEKKADHGGSVIVNNV